In Helianthus annuus cultivar XRQ/B chromosome 3, HanXRQr2.0-SUNRISE, whole genome shotgun sequence, a single window of DNA contains:
- the LOC110931193 gene encoding uncharacterized protein LOC110931193: protein MVVCTDNNSTPTTTQGGYSISSSIITSSNISSGNHRSSLTKLSSGKRKLINTARNINPVPMVDLTSEVESDVHFIEKDPFKGISKDYLDHGEQNVICGICKARLWKDEAGKGKIELDKLCYLQCCGYGKVELPDFKDSQSSYQCLFRCMDEKSKHFLKNIRRFNSMFTFTSMGRKIDSSINKGNAPYIFRLGGQNYHSMGSLLPENGEKPKFAQLYIYHTDNEVSNRQTLFSQSRNRSTSTSETLDTEIIQYLKIMLDTNNQLVKTYRSVRDCLKVNPHVNLKLRLIGKREKDGRIYNLPTASEVAALIVGDITDSLEKRDIIVETQTGDLQRISELHPSYLALQYPLLFPYGDDCYRVDIPHRELSTSSTSKRPNCTMREWFAYRVQDRDNNFSLILNSRRLFQQFLVDAYTMIETESLNFIRYQQKDLRCESYDTLQNLQKEGKQDISKVGQQVILPSSFTGGARYMMQNYLDAMSLCKWYGYPDFFITITCNPKWPEVKRFLKDTTINPEDRPDILCRIFKIKLDSIITDLKEKALLGTVQAVVYTVEF from the exons ATGGTAGTTTGCACTGACAATAATTCTACTCCTACAACTACTCAAGGAGGATATTCTATTTCTTCAAGTATCATCACATCCTCAAATATATCTTCTGGAAATCATCGATCTTCTTTAACAAAGTTGTCAAGCGGAAAGCGAAAGTTGATAAATACTGCACGCAATATAAATCCTGTGCCAATGGTTGACTTGACATCAGAGGTAGAATCTGATGTGCACTTTATTGAGAAAGACCCATTTAAAGGAATCTCTAAAG ATTACTTGGATCATGGTGAGCAGAATGTTATATGTGGAATATGTAAAGCGAGATTGTGGAAAGATGAAGCCGGtaaaggaaaaatagaacttgACAAACTTTGTTATTTGCAATGTTGTGGATATGGCAAGGTTGAGCTTCCTGATTTCAAAGACAGTCAATCCAGCTATCAATGTCTTTTTCGTTGTATGGATGAAAAAAGCAAGCATTTCCTGAAAAACATCCGTCGTTTTAATTCTATGTTCACTTTTACTTCAATGGGTAGGAAGATTGATTCATCTATTAATAAAGGTAATGCTCCATACATATTCAGACTTGGCGGTCAAAATTATCATTCTATGGGAAGTCTTCTTCCCGAAAATGGAGAAAAACCAAAATTTGCTCAGTTGTACATATATCATACTGATAATGAAGTTTCAAATAGACAGACATTATTCAG TCAATCAAGAAACCGTTCAACATCAACATCAGAGACATTAGATACTGAGATTATACAGTATTTAAAGATTATGCTAGATACAAATAATCAGTTGGTGAAAACTTATAGGAGTGTACGAGATTGTTTGAAGGTAAATCCTCATGTTAATCTTAAGCTACGACTAATTGGTAAAAGAGAGAAAGATGGAAGAATATACAATTTACCAACGGCTTCTGAAGTTGCTGCTTTGATTGTTGGAGACATTACTGATTCGTTAGAAAAGCGAGATATTATTGTTGAAACTCAAACCGGTGATCTACAACGTATAAGTGAGCTACATCCTTCATATCTAGCTCTTCAATATCCACTTTTATTTCCGTATGGTGATGATTGTTATCGTGTTGATATTCCTCATAGAGAACTTAGCACTTCAAGCACTAGCAAACGTCCAAATTGTACCATGCGAGAATGGTTTGCATACCGAGTTCAGGATAGGGATAATAATTTCTCATTGATTCTTAATTCACGTAGACTTTTCCAACAATTTTTGGTAGATGCTTACACTATGATTGAAACTGAAAGTCTAAACTTCATACGTTACCAACAGAAGGATCTTAGATGTGAGTCATATGATACTCTTCAAAACTTACAAAAGGAGGGTAAACAAGATATATCAAAAGTTGGACAACAAGTAATACTACCATCTTCTTTTACCGGTGGAGCGCGATACATGATGCAAAACTATCTAGATGCCATGTCCCTGTGTAAGTGGTATGGCTACCCAGATTTTTTCATAACTATTACATGTAATCCTAAATGGCCAGAGGTAAAAAGGTTTCTTAAGGATACGACCATAAATCCGGAAGATAGGCCTGATATATTATGCCGCATATTCAAAATCAAACTTGATTCAATCATCACAGATTTAAAGGAGAAGGCATTATTAGGAACTGTACAAGCAG TTGTTTACACAGTAGAGTTTTAG
- the LOC110931194 gene encoding ATP-dependent DNA helicase PIF1-like, with amino-acid sequence MPYPSDDSIASANNRLINEELSYDRTNLGNEFQPLFNSLTNEQRCVFDEIIKTVNGNKGGVFFVYGYGGTGKTFLWKTLSVALRSKGEIVLNVASSGIASLLLSGGRTAHSRFHIPINLNEDSICHIKPNSPVAHLLKETKLIIWDEAPMVHKHAFEALDRTLKDIFNCDTSKNSETPFGGKVIVFGGDFRQILPVVPNGSMQQIVNASLSSSYLWSKCKVLRLTKNMRLTIGANTSDMQETINFAKWLLDIGEGKVGGNNDGETTIDIPDDLLINHSSDPVQNLIDFVYPSILQNFKNPEFFRAILAPKNEVVQEINDRLLSLFPGEEQEYLSSDSICPSEQFNDPAQERIYSPDVLNGLKISGLPNHRLVLKVGVPVMLLRNIDQQNGLCNGTRLQILTLGKRVIEAEIISGGTIGTRTYIPRINMIPSDKKIPFKFQRRQFPLCVCFAMIINKSQGQSLSRVGLYLKQPVFTHGQLYVALSRVKSRAGAKLLILDKEGNVTNQTTNVVYKEIFRDL; translated from the coding sequence ATGCCTTATCCGAGTGACGACTCCATAGCTTCAGCAAATAATCGTTTGATCAATGAGGAGCTATCTTATGACAGGACCAATCTAGGTAATGAATTTCAGCCTCTCTTTAATTCATTGACAAATGAACAAAGATGTGTTTTTGATGAAATTATCAAAACTGTCAATGGTAACAAAGGAGGTGTTTTCTTTGTCTATGGATACGGTGGAACGGGTAAAACATTTTTATGGAAGACATTATCAGTTGCATTACGATCTAAAGGTGAGATTGTATTAAATGTTGCATCGAGTGGTATTGCATCTTTGCTATTGTCAGGAGGCCGAACAGCGCATTCTAGATTTCATATTCCTATCAATCTTAACGAAGATTCAATCTGCCACATCAAACCAAACAGTCCTGTTGCTCATTTactaaaggaaacaaaattgATTATATGGGATGAAGCACCGATGGTACATAAACATGCCTTTGAAGCTCTTGATAGAACACTAAAAGACATTTTCAATTGTGATACTTCAAAAAATTCTGAAACACCGTTTGGAGGTAAAGTTATTGTATTTGGTGGTGATTTTAGACAAATCCTTCCTGTTGTTCCGAATGGCAGCATGCAACAAATTGTGAATGCCTCTTTAAGTTCTTCCTATTTGTGGAGTAAATGTAAAGTCTTAAGGTTAACCAAGAACATGAGGCTAACGATTGGAGCAAATACATCTGATATGCAAGAAACAATAAATTTTGCAAAATGGCTGCTGGACATTGGCGAGGGAAAGGTCGGAGGTAACAATGATGGCGAAACAACTATAGACATTCCTGATGATCTTCTAATAAATCACTCATCTGATCCTGTTCAAAATTTAATTGACTTTGTTTACCCGTCAATTctccaaaatttcaaaaatccagAATTCTTCCGTGCAATATTAGCACCTAAAAATGAAGTTGTTCAAGAGATTAACGATCGTCTTCTATCACTTTTTCCTGGAGAAGAACAGGAGTACCTTAGCTCGGATAGTATTTGTCCATCAGAACAGTTTAATGATCCAGCACAAGAACGTATATATTCTCCCGATGTTCTTAATGGACTTAAAATATCTGGATTGCCAAATCATAGGTTGGTGTTAAAGGTTGGTGTTCCTGTTATGCTTCTAAGAAATATTGATCAACAAAATGGTTTGTGCAACGGTACCAGATTACAGATCCTAACACTTGGTAAACGCGTAATAGAAGCTGAAATAATATCTGGAGGTACTATCGGTACTCGAACATACATTCCTAGAATTAATATGATACCTTCAGACAAAAAAATTCCCTTCAAGTTTCAGAGAAGGCAATTTCCactatgtgtatgctttgcaatGATTATAAACAAAAGCCAAGGACAATCACTATCTCGAGTTGGTTTGTACTTAAAGCAACCTGTATTCACCCATGGACAATTGTATGTTGCACTTTCGAGAGTAAAGAGTAGAGCCGGAGCAAAACTACTAATTTTAGACAAAGAAGGGAATGTTACAAATCAAACGACAAATGTTGTTTACAAGGAAATTTTCAGAGACTTGTGA
- the LOC110931195 gene encoding uncharacterized protein LOC110931195, with translation MAIVLKDIGLDQFIVRLVGSLQEFEATKSELRVRQSYQNGQWVVTGKVPSDHKEANGSELLKYGTQDNHWLMASRIVFSKTQKRASPGCDSQDEMKKKRARKLTMCGKEGRHALVQGTSPEKVDDVESSSGSCSINSYKPYHGSGFCVEDIEDHESDAESVCQCGYHEESQSQGTDESGDNKAVADEIHRLELHAYRYTMVSLHASGPLNWEKETMVTNLRISLHISNDEHLIMLKNLLSASNKQSY, from the coding sequence ATGGCAATCGTTTTGAAAGATATCGGTTTGGACCAGTTTATAGTCAGATTAGTTGGATCATTACAAGAGTTTGAAGCAACTAAATCAGAACTCCGTGTGAGGCAATCGTATCAAAATGGTCAATGGGTTGTGACTGGCAAGGTTCCTAGTGATCATAAAGAGGCAAACGGCTCCGAGCTTTTGAAGTATGGTACTCAAGACAACCATTGGTTAATGGCGTCGCGTATTGTTTTCTCTAAAACCCAAAAACGCGCTTCACCCGGCTGTGATTCTCAGGATGAAATGAAGAAAAAACGTGCACGGAAGTTAACAATGTGTGGAAAAGAGGGCAGACATGCCTTGGTGCAGGGAACATCACCTGAAAAGGTGGATGATGTTGAATCCTCAAGTGGTAGTTGTAGCATTAATAGCTATAAACCGTATCATGGTTCTGGCTTTTGTGTTGAAGATATTGAAGATCATGAAAGTGATGCAGAGTCTGTTTGTCAGTGTGGATATCATGAAGAAAGTCAAAGCCAAGGAACTGATGAATCAGGTGATAACAAGGCAGTGGCAGATGAAATTCATAGACTGGAGTTGCATGCCTACCGTTACACCATGGTGTCATTACATGCATCAGGACCCTTAAACTGGGAGAAAGAAACTATGGTAACAAACCTTCGTATATCACTCCATATATCAAATGATGAGCATTTGATTATGTTAAAAAACTTACTTTCTGCTTCTAATAAACAGTCTTATTAG